A single Numenius arquata chromosome 1, bNumArq3.hap1.1, whole genome shotgun sequence DNA region contains:
- the POU4F1 gene encoding POU domain, class 4, transcription factor 1 isoform X2 — translation MMSMNSKQPHFAMHPTLPEHKYPSLHSSSEAIRRACLPTPPLQSNIFASLDETLLARAEALAAVDIAVSQGKSHPFKPDATYHTMNSVPCTSTSTVPLAHHHHHHHHHHQPLEPGDLLDHITSPSLALSGGGGGGGGLISTSAHPHSHMHGLGHLSHPAAMNMPSGLPHPGLVAAHHGAAGQVASAAAVVGAAGLASICDSDTDPRELEAFAERFKQRRIKLGVTQADVGSALANLKIPGVGSLSQSTICRFESLTLSHNNMIALKPILQAWLEEAEGAQREKMNKPELFNGGEKKRKRTSIAAPEKRSLEAYFAVQPRPSSEKIAAIAEKLDLKKNVVRVWFCNQRQKQKRMKFSATY, via the exons ATGATGTCCATGAACAGCAAACAGCCGCATTTTGCCATGCATCCCACCCTACCTGAGCACAAATACCCCTCTCTACACTCCAGCTCGGAAGCAATAAGAAGAGCATGTCTACCAACTCCACCG CTGCAGAGCAATATCTTCGCCAGCCTCGATGAGACCCTGCTGGCGCGGGCCGAGGCTCTGGCCGCCGTCGACATCGCCGTCTCGCAGGGCAAGAGCCACCCGTTCAAGCCGGACGCCACCTACCACACCATGAACAGCGTGCCCTGCACCTCCACCTCCACCGTGCCCCTGGcgcaccaccatcaccaccaccaccaccaccaccagccgcTGGAGCCCGGCGACCTCCTCGACCACATCACCTCCCCCTCCCTGGCGCTCA gcggcggcggcgggggcggcggcggcctcaTCTCCACCTCGGCCCACCCGCACTCGCACATGCACGGCCTGGGCCACCTCTCGCACCCGGCCGCCATGAACATGCCGTCGGGGCTGCCGCACCCGGGGCTGGTGGCCGCGCATCACGGGGCCGCGGGGCAGGTGgcctcggcggcggcggtggtgggggCGGCCGGCTTGGCCTCCATCTGCGACTCGGACACGGACCCGCGGGAGCTGGAGGCCTTCGCCGAGCGCTTCAAGCAGCGCCGCATCAAGCTGGGGGTGACCCAGGCCGACGTGGGCTCGGCGTTGGCCAACCTGAAGATCCCGGGGGTGGGTTCCCTCAGCCAGAGCACCATCTGTCGCTTCGAGTCCCTCACCCTCTCCCACAACAACATGATCGCCCTCAAACCCATCCTGCAGGCCTGGCTGGAGGAGGCCGAGGGGGCCCAGcgggaaaaaatgaacaagccCGAGCTCTTCAATGGGGGCGAGAAGAAGCGCAAGCGGACTTCCATCGCCGCCCCGGAGAAGCGCTCCCTGGAGGCTTACTTCGCCGTCCAGCCCCGGCCCTCCTCCGAGAAGATCGCCGCCATCGCCGAGAAATTGGACCTCAAAAAGAACGTGGTGCGGGTTTGGTTTTGCAACCAGAGACAGAAGCAGAAACGGATGAAATTTTCCGCCACCTACTAA
- the POU4F1 gene encoding POU domain, class 4, transcription factor 1 isoform X1, with the protein MMSMNSKQPHFAMHPTLPEHKYPSLHSSSEAIRRACLPTPPLQSNIFASLDETLLARAEALAAVDIAVSQGKSHPFKPDATYHTMNSVPCTSTSTVPLAHHHHHHHHHHQPLEPGDLLDHITSPSLALMPGGGGGGGGGGGHDGAGGGGGGAGGGGGGGGGGGGGGGLISTSAHPHSHMHGLGHLSHPAAMNMPSGLPHPGLVAAHHGAAGQVASAAAVVGAAGLASICDSDTDPRELEAFAERFKQRRIKLGVTQADVGSALANLKIPGVGSLSQSTICRFESLTLSHNNMIALKPILQAWLEEAEGAQREKMNKPELFNGGEKKRKRTSIAAPEKRSLEAYFAVQPRPSSEKIAAIAEKLDLKKNVVRVWFCNQRQKQKRMKFSATY; encoded by the exons ATGATGTCCATGAACAGCAAACAGCCGCATTTTGCCATGCATCCCACCCTACCTGAGCACAAATACCCCTCTCTACACTCCAGCTCGGAAGCAATAAGAAGAGCATGTCTACCAACTCCACCG CTGCAGAGCAATATCTTCGCCAGCCTCGATGAGACCCTGCTGGCGCGGGCCGAGGCTCTGGCCGCCGTCGACATCGCCGTCTCGCAGGGCAAGAGCCACCCGTTCAAGCCGGACGCCACCTACCACACCATGAACAGCGTGCCCTGCACCTCCACCTCCACCGTGCCCCTGGcgcaccaccatcaccaccaccaccaccaccaccagccgcTGGAGCCCGGCGACCTCCTCGACCACATCACCTCCCCCTCCCTGGCGCTCATGcccggcggaggcggcggaggaggcggcggcggcggccacgacggggcgggcggcggcggcggcggggccggcggcggcgggggcggcggcggcggcggcgggggcggcggcggcctcaTCTCCACCTCGGCCCACCCGCACTCGCACATGCACGGCCTGGGCCACCTCTCGCACCCGGCCGCCATGAACATGCCGTCGGGGCTGCCGCACCCGGGGCTGGTGGCCGCGCATCACGGGGCCGCGGGGCAGGTGgcctcggcggcggcggtggtgggggCGGCCGGCTTGGCCTCCATCTGCGACTCGGACACGGACCCGCGGGAGCTGGAGGCCTTCGCCGAGCGCTTCAAGCAGCGCCGCATCAAGCTGGGGGTGACCCAGGCCGACGTGGGCTCGGCGTTGGCCAACCTGAAGATCCCGGGGGTGGGTTCCCTCAGCCAGAGCACCATCTGTCGCTTCGAGTCCCTCACCCTCTCCCACAACAACATGATCGCCCTCAAACCCATCCTGCAGGCCTGGCTGGAGGAGGCCGAGGGGGCCCAGcgggaaaaaatgaacaagccCGAGCTCTTCAATGGGGGCGAGAAGAAGCGCAAGCGGACTTCCATCGCCGCCCCGGAGAAGCGCTCCCTGGAGGCTTACTTCGCCGTCCAGCCCCGGCCCTCCTCCGAGAAGATCGCCGCCATCGCCGAGAAATTGGACCTCAAAAAGAACGTGGTGCGGGTTTGGTTTTGCAACCAGAGACAGAAGCAGAAACGGATGAAATTTTCCGCCACCTACTAA
- the POU4F1 gene encoding POU domain, class 4, transcription factor 1 isoform X3 produces the protein MMSMNSKQPHFAMHPTLPEHKYPSLHSSSEAIRRACLPTPPLQSNIFASLDETLLARAEALAAVDIAVSQGKSHPFKPDATYHTMNSVPCTSTSTVPLAHHHHHHHHHHQPLEPGDLLDHITSPSLALGGGGGGGLISTSAHPHSHMHGLGHLSHPAAMNMPSGLPHPGLVAAHHGAAGQVASAAAVVGAAGLASICDSDTDPRELEAFAERFKQRRIKLGVTQADVGSALANLKIPGVGSLSQSTICRFESLTLSHNNMIALKPILQAWLEEAEGAQREKMNKPELFNGGEKKRKRTSIAAPEKRSLEAYFAVQPRPSSEKIAAIAEKLDLKKNVVRVWFCNQRQKQKRMKFSATY, from the exons ATGATGTCCATGAACAGCAAACAGCCGCATTTTGCCATGCATCCCACCCTACCTGAGCACAAATACCCCTCTCTACACTCCAGCTCGGAAGCAATAAGAAGAGCATGTCTACCAACTCCACCG CTGCAGAGCAATATCTTCGCCAGCCTCGATGAGACCCTGCTGGCGCGGGCCGAGGCTCTGGCCGCCGTCGACATCGCCGTCTCGCAGGGCAAGAGCCACCCGTTCAAGCCGGACGCCACCTACCACACCATGAACAGCGTGCCCTGCACCTCCACCTCCACCGTGCCCCTGGcgcaccaccatcaccaccaccaccaccaccaccagccgcTGGAGCCCGGCGACCTCCTCGACCACATCACCTCCCCCTCCCTGGCGCT cggcggcgggggcggcggcggcctcaTCTCCACCTCGGCCCACCCGCACTCGCACATGCACGGCCTGGGCCACCTCTCGCACCCGGCCGCCATGAACATGCCGTCGGGGCTGCCGCACCCGGGGCTGGTGGCCGCGCATCACGGGGCCGCGGGGCAGGTGgcctcggcggcggcggtggtgggggCGGCCGGCTTGGCCTCCATCTGCGACTCGGACACGGACCCGCGGGAGCTGGAGGCCTTCGCCGAGCGCTTCAAGCAGCGCCGCATCAAGCTGGGGGTGACCCAGGCCGACGTGGGCTCGGCGTTGGCCAACCTGAAGATCCCGGGGGTGGGTTCCCTCAGCCAGAGCACCATCTGTCGCTTCGAGTCCCTCACCCTCTCCCACAACAACATGATCGCCCTCAAACCCATCCTGCAGGCCTGGCTGGAGGAGGCCGAGGGGGCCCAGcgggaaaaaatgaacaagccCGAGCTCTTCAATGGGGGCGAGAAGAAGCGCAAGCGGACTTCCATCGCCGCCCCGGAGAAGCGCTCCCTGGAGGCTTACTTCGCCGTCCAGCCCCGGCCCTCCTCCGAGAAGATCGCCGCCATCGCCGAGAAATTGGACCTCAAAAAGAACGTGGTGCGGGTTTGGTTTTGCAACCAGAGACAGAAGCAGAAACGGATGAAATTTTCCGCCACCTACTAA